A single Providencia manganoxydans DNA region contains:
- a CDS encoding phage tail tube protein has protein sequence MSSGAKVITAFIRETTTGVTPTSGKWDLLTRTSFGLKPTQNTSDNDEIGGSRMAQGKSLTTIDVGGDVGAKFRFGQHDAFLASCFGADWVNDKLTMGDGRISFSVATYASDIGIASIARGCQVASMQIELPADGDITATVTFAGLDFESKADGTKYNTEPVNNAGELRYDFKSVTGLKLAGVQGGDGFCVDSASISFDNNLQTQRCIGTGSGFAGANISTTFTPSGSITLSWSKAAWEIWKKSMTGETIPFEFTLQNAEGAYKFEFPAVQVDGDWPDGGNTDIIQVQLNITAANTPPTITRIPPVKPDDK, from the coding sequence ATGTCATCAGGTGCTAAGGTCATCACGGCGTTTATCCGTGAGACAACAACGGGTGTCACTCCGACAAGTGGCAAGTGGGATTTATTAACACGAACAAGCTTCGGATTAAAACCCACACAAAATACGTCTGATAATGACGAAATTGGCGGCTCTCGCATGGCACAAGGTAAATCACTAACAACTATTGATGTTGGTGGTGATGTAGGCGCTAAGTTCCGCTTTGGGCAGCATGATGCATTTCTGGCATCGTGCTTTGGTGCTGACTGGGTCAATGACAAGCTTACAATGGGTGATGGTCGCATTAGCTTTTCAGTTGCCACATACGCTAGTGATATTGGTATCGCTTCAATTGCTCGTGGCTGTCAAGTTGCTTCAATGCAAATTGAACTTCCAGCTGATGGAGACATTACAGCAACAGTAACATTCGCTGGATTGGATTTCGAATCGAAAGCCGATGGCACGAAATACAATACTGAACCAGTCAATAACGCTGGCGAACTACGGTATGACTTTAAGAGTGTGACTGGGCTTAAATTAGCAGGCGTACAAGGCGGTGATGGGTTCTGTGTCGATTCAGCAAGCATTTCGTTCGATAACAACCTTCAAACTCAGCGCTGTATCGGCACTGGCTCAGGATTTGCAGGCGCGAATATCTCAACAACATTTACGCCATCCGGAAGTATTACGCTTTCATGGTCAAAGGCTGCATGGGAAATTTGGAAGAAGTCGATGACGGGAGAAACCATCCCGTTTGAGTTTACACTTCAAAATGCAGAAGGAGCTTATAAATTTGAGTTCCCTGCGGTACAAGTCGATGGTGATTGGCCTGATGGTGGTAATACTGACATTATTCAAGTTCAACTCAATATCACCGCAGCAAACACACCACCAACAATTACTCGGATCCCCCCTGTAAAACCTGATGACAAATAA
- a CDS encoding phage tail terminator-like protein: MTLTEIRNAIISRMTAQTAIAKKDVIYQNDKPFDSSGKAIWARLTIKSGLAGSQEIGNGPIVHRTGMAFIQIFVPLSTGTLLITQTADKLRELFENQTDGRLDYFAVSADDIGDDGHGWYQLNLSIPYRAL, from the coding sequence ATGACACTTACAGAAATCAGAAATGCCATCATTTCACGGATGACGGCACAGACTGCTATTGCTAAAAAAGATGTCATATACCAGAACGATAAGCCATTTGATTCATCAGGTAAGGCTATTTGGGCGCGCTTAACAATCAAATCAGGACTGGCAGGCTCACAAGAAATTGGCAATGGCCCTATCGTTCATCGCACAGGCATGGCATTCATTCAAATATTCGTACCACTTTCAACTGGAACACTTCTTATCACGCAAACTGCCGACAAACTTAGAGAGCTATTCGAGAATCAAACTGATGGTCGATTAGATTACTTTGCGGTTTCTGCTGATGATATTGGTGATGACGGTCACGGCTGGTATCAACTCAATTTATCTATTCCATATCGCGCACTATAG
- a CDS encoding glutamate 5-kinase, translating into MRSEIQSELADAFDGDLSDAVKQFSGSYVIDGEWDPVTETGDTTTITYTGRGILDNYSLNRIDNINILSGDALLIALTNEVTDSPLVGHSIEVDGMKYSVITVQIDPVSAHYDIQLRRS; encoded by the coding sequence ATGAGGTCAGAAATACAATCAGAGCTTGCTGATGCGTTTGATGGCGATTTATCTGATGCCGTTAAACAGTTCTCTGGCTCATATGTTATTGATGGTGAGTGGGATCCGGTAACTGAGACTGGCGACACAACCACCATCACATATACAGGGCGAGGTATTCTTGACAACTACAGCCTGAATCGGATTGATAATATCAACATACTCAGCGGTGATGCGTTGTTAATTGCACTCACTAATGAAGTAACGGATTCGCCATTGGTAGGCCATTCTATTGAAGTTGATGGCATGAAATACAGTGTCATCACAGTTCAGATAGATCCTGTTAGCGCTCATTATGATATTCAGTTAAGGAGGTCATGA
- a CDS encoding HeH/LEM domain-containing protein, which yields MKVIYTENIGRERGVCYRSQFLGVIQDATEVIIDGEIESVEQAYLDAGIKVSFTSRDDLSTKTTEELKVILTEKGIEFDPKTKKADLLALLQE from the coding sequence ATGAAAGTTATTTATACAGAAAACATAGGTCGTGAGCGCGGAGTTTGTTACCGCAGCCAATTTTTAGGCGTTATTCAAGATGCAACTGAAGTGATTATTGATGGCGAAATTGAAAGTGTTGAACAAGCCTATTTGGATGCAGGAATTAAGGTTTCATTCACAAGCCGTGATGACTTATCAACCAAGACCACTGAAGAGCTAAAAGTCATTCTCACAGAGAAAGGCATTGAGTTTGACCCGAAAACAAAGAAAGCTGATTTACTCGCGCTTCTTCAGGAGTAG
- a CDS encoding phage coat protein, whose protein sequence is MGVTTQLKDVFVGDYYQTLDPVNSPEKTAVYQSGIVVRNPKLDEVANNGQGSSTISYWQDLDADEEPNASTDNPDQKGKVGKAQQGEMQARTLYLNKGYSVADLTSELANSEPMQHIRNRFGKYWERQWQRRLLSSARGVIASNIINNGGDMVIDAGATISASAFQDAAYTAGDTADQFSAMGVHSTIMNQMVKKDLIEYIKDSEGRIILATYLGRPIFMDDGLTFGKGQYLSLIFGTGAFGYGEGSPANPVELERDASGGNGGGIETLWERKTYILHPAGFSWKGGTSTNETPTYADYAKPENWARVFDRKQVPFAAVISGTETP, encoded by the coding sequence ATGGGTGTAACTACACAATTAAAAGATGTTTTTGTTGGTGATTATTATCAAACATTGGATCCAGTTAATTCACCAGAAAAAACGGCAGTCTATCAATCAGGTATTGTGGTTAGAAACCCCAAGCTTGATGAGGTGGCAAATAATGGGCAAGGGTCTTCAACTATTTCTTACTGGCAGGATTTAGATGCTGATGAAGAGCCAAATGCCTCAACAGATAATCCAGACCAGAAAGGTAAAGTCGGGAAGGCTCAACAAGGAGAAATGCAAGCGCGCACACTCTATCTCAACAAAGGGTACAGCGTTGCTGATTTAACATCTGAGTTAGCCAATAGCGAGCCTATGCAACACATTCGCAATCGTTTTGGTAAATACTGGGAACGCCAATGGCAACGTCGACTACTAAGCTCAGCTCGTGGGGTGATCGCATCAAACATCATCAATAATGGTGGTGATATGGTTATTGATGCAGGCGCAACAATTTCAGCATCAGCATTTCAAGATGCAGCCTATACCGCAGGTGATACAGCAGATCAGTTTAGCGCAATGGGTGTCCATTCAACAATTATGAACCAGATGGTCAAGAAAGACCTAATTGAATACATAAAAGATTCAGAGGGGCGCATTATCCTAGCTACGTATCTCGGTCGTCCAATATTTATGGACGATGGATTAACTTTCGGTAAAGGACAATACCTTTCATTAATTTTTGGTACAGGAGCTTTCGGGTATGGCGAAGGTTCACCTGCTAATCCAGTTGAGTTAGAGCGCGATGCTAGCGGTGGTAATGGTGGCGGTATAGAAACTTTGTGGGAGCGTAAAACATATATTTTACATCCAGCAGGATTTTCTTGGAAAGGCGGCACAAGCACTAATGAAACACCAACGTATGCAGATTATGCAAAACCTGAAAACTGGGCACGAGTATTTGATCGCAAGCAGGTTCCTTTTGCGGCAGTTATTAGTGGCACTGAAACACCATAA
- a CDS encoding minor capsid protein, with amino-acid sequence MSEKKLNIAFLDAITRHQAYLYRTSSQNINEILREFNIVSGDMLNQLRDYLDGLSNSELIALSGGKYTTPELRNIRDLIGSWRDSVHSEIQQGASAGATALSTYEASYTATLAGEKLKKVITGEKLYYKAKSIPMSGGALVDELFSKIADETKQRVEYAIRSGITNGDTTQQIVQRIKGTKRLSYQDGILNATRSAIERDVRTIRSHVSNQVAEDTFSQLGYDYLKVVATLDGRTSKLCASKDGEVHHKNDPFSRPPYHPNCRTILVGCDKDGNLIGKRPFVADTRPVSKIPKDDRDGVIGQVNSDTNYSSWFSNQSPSFQREWLGNSRYELYKKGGYDINRFVDPQGKMYTLNQLKLLDKQTFEELGL; translated from the coding sequence ATGAGCGAGAAGAAACTTAATATAGCGTTTCTTGACGCAATCACTCGACATCAAGCCTATCTATACCGAACATCATCGCAAAATATCAATGAAATACTCCGTGAGTTTAATATCGTATCGGGCGACATGCTTAACCAGTTGCGTGATTATCTAGATGGCTTAAGTAATTCTGAGCTTATAGCGTTAAGCGGTGGAAAATATACAACGCCTGAGCTAAGGAATATTCGTGACCTGATTGGCAGTTGGCGTGACTCTGTACATTCAGAGATTCAGCAAGGTGCATCAGCTGGCGCTACAGCATTATCAACATATGAAGCGAGCTATACCGCAACACTAGCAGGCGAGAAGCTGAAAAAAGTCATTACAGGTGAAAAGCTCTACTATAAAGCTAAAAGCATTCCTATGTCGGGCGGTGCACTGGTTGATGAATTGTTCTCAAAGATAGCTGACGAAACCAAACAGCGTGTTGAATATGCGATACGTAGCGGAATAACCAACGGAGATACGACTCAGCAGATTGTACAGCGCATTAAAGGCACTAAGCGACTCAGCTATCAGGATGGAATATTAAACGCGACACGGAGCGCTATAGAGCGCGATGTGCGGACGATACGAAGTCATGTAAGTAATCAGGTGGCTGAAGATACTTTTTCTCAACTTGGTTACGACTATCTAAAAGTAGTTGCAACGCTGGACGGCAGAACAAGCAAACTATGCGCGTCAAAAGATGGCGAGGTTCATCACAAAAATGACCCATTTTCTCGCCCACCCTATCACCCTAACTGTCGCACTATTTTAGTTGGCTGTGATAAGGACGGCAATTTGATTGGTAAGCGTCCATTCGTAGCAGATACAAGGCCAGTGAGCAAAATACCCAAAGATGATCGCGATGGTGTAATTGGGCAAGTTAATTCTGATACAAATTACTCATCATGGTTCAGCAATCAGTCGCCCAGCTTTCAAAGAGAGTGGCTTGGCAATAGTCGTTATGAGTTATACAAAAAAGGCGGTTATGACATTAACAGATTCGTTGACCCACAAGGCAAGATGTACACACTCAATCAATTAAAATTATTGGATAAGCAGACGTTCGAGGAACTCGGCTTATAA
- a CDS encoding DUF4055 domain-containing protein, with protein sequence MAVTDKHPQYIAAKNSWQIMQDAIAGEEKIKQSGETYLPKSAGMVEAEKLGDSAKKIYEGYINRAQYPLWVQDSLRTMIGLVSKLTPEISIPNKQLQGLEENATSDGFGLKQLFIRVVLNLLEYGRCGLLIDVDQKGIPYFALYDALSITNWKENSVGGRKDLNLVVLEEQFSNSEDKFGHDTKTVHRVLELVDGKLVVSLYDGDSIEDRTPSLGQDLLTFTPFIFCGTTDNASDVGTIPLLTMAKAALKSYQLSADYYQSLHHTAHPQPWVSNLSDGDDITVTGVMAAWLLPKDSQCGYLEITGVGIDKTKAEMDTQKSAALESGAKVIDTRAQESGEARRARQDDQHASLHSIVTCAAEAIEQGIKYMAQWLKLPSDDYVFTVKPDFNNSTYDIELAKQLYEGALAGKNSFQTYWEYIGTGKLPDIDYKDELLRVEAENDGTVREVTYEREET encoded by the coding sequence ATGGCAGTTACAGATAAACATCCGCAATATATAGCGGCTAAAAATAGCTGGCAAATTATGCAAGATGCTATTGCTGGCGAAGAAAAGATAAAACAATCAGGTGAAACCTACTTGCCTAAATCGGCTGGAATGGTTGAGGCTGAAAAGCTTGGCGATAGTGCTAAGAAAATTTACGAAGGTTATATTAATCGGGCGCAATATCCTCTATGGGTTCAAGATTCGCTTAGAACAATGATTGGGTTAGTCTCTAAGTTAACGCCTGAAATCAGCATCCCGAACAAGCAACTACAAGGTTTAGAAGAAAACGCAACTAGTGACGGTTTTGGATTAAAGCAATTGTTCATCCGTGTTGTGCTTAACCTTCTCGAATATGGGCGTTGTGGATTGCTTATCGATGTCGACCAGAAAGGCATCCCATATTTCGCATTGTATGATGCGTTATCAATCACAAACTGGAAAGAAAACAGTGTCGGCGGGCGTAAAGATTTAAACCTCGTTGTACTAGAAGAGCAATTCAGTAATAGCGAAGATAAATTCGGGCATGATACTAAGACGGTTCACCGTGTGCTTGAGCTGGTTGATGGGAAGTTGGTTGTTAGCCTTTATGATGGTGACTCTATTGAGGATCGAACACCTAGTTTAGGTCAGGATTTATTAACCTTCACGCCGTTTATTTTTTGTGGGACTACTGATAACGCCTCTGATGTTGGCACAATTCCATTGTTAACAATGGCTAAGGCAGCATTGAAATCATACCAATTGAGCGCCGATTATTATCAATCTCTGCATCATACCGCACATCCTCAGCCGTGGGTCTCTAATTTAAGTGATGGTGACGATATTACTGTTACTGGCGTAATGGCAGCATGGCTATTGCCTAAAGATTCACAGTGCGGCTACTTGGAAATTACAGGCGTTGGCATTGATAAAACTAAAGCCGAAATGGACACCCAGAAAAGCGCGGCATTAGAGTCAGGTGCTAAAGTTATCGACACAAGGGCTCAAGAATCAGGTGAAGCAAGGAGAGCAAGACAAGACGATCAGCACGCAAGTTTACACAGTATTGTCACTTGTGCCGCTGAGGCTATTGAGCAAGGTATCAAGTACATGGCTCAGTGGCTAAAGCTTCCATCTGATGATTACGTATTCACAGTGAAGCCTGATTTTAATAATTCGACGTATGATATCGAGCTGGCCAAACAACTTTATGAAGGCGCACTTGCTGGTAAAAACTCATTCCAAACTTACTGGGAATATATTGGTACAGGCAAATTACCAGATATTGATTATAAGGATGAATTGCTGCGAGTGGAGGCGGAGAACGACGGCACAGTAAGAGAGGTTACTTATGAGCGAGAAGAAACTTAA
- a CDS encoding terminase — protein MAAKNQQFEELKKNLKNRFWRLNNLYFITNKNGKKVKFRMTPEQLEYFDGMHTRNIILKARQLGFTTEVCVIQLDAALFESAKCALIAHTLPDAKRLFREKVKYAYDNLPAIIKRANPAKNDSVGELVFDNGGSLYVSNSFRGGTLRYLHISEFGKICAKYPHKAREIVTGAFEAVSSDCFTTIESTAEGRAGYFYDYCQSAEKAQIQSKALSNLDWKFFFFSWWKNPEYSIDPVGQLPQRLVDYFDEIASKHGIHLNERQKAWYYAKEKTLGDDMKREYPSIPSEAFQQSVEGAYYAKQFRFLYEKKRIGTLPDNSHLPVHTYWDIGVGDSTSIWFIREVGDEFHVIDHYSNSGEGLRHYMKVLKDKGYNYESHNGPHDIENREFGSDAKSRKELAREGYEIDGQVYSIRFNVVPRVSIDEGIEAVREILPHCAFDEHKCSEGITHLEAYRKEWDDKKGCWKDKPLHDYTSHDADGFRYFAVSRRNVKARTFKRKRIAGMA, from the coding sequence ATGGCTGCAAAAAATCAGCAATTCGAAGAGTTAAAAAAGAACTTAAAAAATAGGTTCTGGCGCTTAAATAATCTCTATTTCATTACCAACAAAAACGGCAAGAAAGTAAAATTTAGGATGACGCCCGAGCAGCTCGAGTACTTCGACGGCATGCATACACGCAATATCATTCTAAAGGCTCGTCAGCTTGGCTTCACTACTGAGGTTTGCGTTATCCAGTTAGATGCGGCCTTGTTCGAGTCCGCTAAGTGTGCGTTGATTGCTCATACATTACCTGACGCCAAGCGGCTATTTAGAGAAAAAGTCAAATATGCATACGACAATTTGCCAGCAATCATTAAGCGAGCAAACCCAGCAAAGAATGACTCGGTTGGTGAGTTAGTTTTCGATAATGGTGGGTCGTTGTATGTAAGTAATTCATTTCGTGGTGGTACACTTCGTTATCTGCATATCTCTGAATTCGGTAAGATATGCGCTAAGTATCCACATAAAGCCCGCGAAATTGTCACTGGTGCGTTCGAGGCGGTATCAAGCGATTGCTTCACGACGATTGAAAGTACAGCGGAAGGTCGAGCAGGTTATTTCTATGATTACTGCCAGTCTGCTGAGAAAGCGCAAATTCAGAGTAAGGCTCTATCTAATTTAGACTGGAAGTTCTTTTTCTTCTCATGGTGGAAAAATCCTGAGTACTCAATCGACCCTGTCGGGCAATTGCCGCAGCGCTTAGTTGATTACTTCGATGAGATAGCCAGTAAACATGGCATTCATCTTAACGAGCGTCAGAAAGCATGGTACTACGCCAAAGAGAAAACCCTTGGCGACGATATGAAGCGAGAATACCCGTCAATACCGTCTGAGGCATTTCAGCAATCGGTTGAAGGTGCTTATTATGCTAAGCAATTCCGCTTTCTGTATGAAAAAAAACGCATTGGCACGCTTCCTGATAACTCACACTTACCTGTGCATACGTACTGGGATATCGGCGTGGGTGACTCAACGTCAATCTGGTTCATCCGTGAAGTGGGTGATGAGTTCCACGTTATAGACCATTACTCAAACAGTGGTGAAGGTTTGCGGCACTATATGAAAGTGCTGAAAGATAAAGGCTACAACTACGAGAGTCACAATGGGCCTCATGATATTGAGAACAGGGAGTTTGGCTCCGATGCTAAATCACGGAAAGAATTAGCGCGTGAGGGGTATGAAATTGACGGACAGGTTTACTCAATTCGATTTAATGTCGTGCCGAGAGTATCTATCGATGAGGGTATCGAGGCGGTACGTGAAATTCTCCCTCATTGTGCATTTGATGAGCATAAATGTAGTGAAGGCATTACTCATCTTGAAGCTTATCGCAAAGAGTGGGATGACAAAAAGGGATGCTGGAAAGATAAGCCACTTCACGACTACACATCACACGATGCTGATGGATTCCGTTATTTTGCTGTAAGTAGACGGAATGTTAAGGCTAGAACATTCAAACGTAAACGCATTGCTGGCATGGCATAA
- a CDS encoding terminase small subunit produces MKNGYDYGNDPPSAGFLLQITKLIMVGFLICYEDMNMAQKKPTLTDEQKVLFDALTKQQQQFALGILKGLNQIDAYKQAGYKAKNENAASVSASQIFGNLKVKAFLDSVTKTTISSAIMTREEALERLSSIGRSSVSEMVEFSEHKMGVDDDGNPVIQAVWKFKDSALQDPKALAAISELTASKDGIKLKLHDPKAAIKQLADMQGWEPPKKIEHSMDEQMAELLREISSES; encoded by the coding sequence ATGAAAAATGGTTATGATTATGGTAATGACCCGCCTAGTGCGGGTTTTTTATTGCAAATCACAAAGCTCATCATGGTGGGCTTTTTAATTTGTTATGAGGATATGAATATGGCACAGAAAAAACCAACGCTCACTGATGAGCAAAAGGTTCTTTTTGATGCCCTGACGAAACAGCAACAGCAATTCGCGTTAGGCATCCTGAAAGGACTTAATCAGATAGATGCTTACAAGCAGGCTGGGTATAAGGCTAAGAATGAAAACGCAGCTAGTGTTTCAGCAAGTCAGATCTTCGGAAATCTTAAGGTAAAAGCATTTCTTGACTCAGTGACTAAAACTACTATTTCTAGTGCCATTATGACACGCGAGGAAGCCCTAGAGCGGCTATCTTCAATCGGGCGTAGCTCAGTATCAGAAATGGTAGAGTTCAGTGAGCATAAAATGGGCGTTGATGATGACGGCAATCCAGTTATTCAGGCGGTGTGGAAGTTTAAAGATTCTGCATTGCAAGACCCCAAAGCACTGGCGGCAATATCTGAACTCACAGCAAGTAAAGATGGTATTAAGTTAAAACTTCATGACCCAAAAGCAGCTATTAAACAATTGGCTGACATGCAAGGTTGGGAGCCGCCTAAGAAAATTGAACATTCAATGGATGAACAAATGGCTGAGTTGCTGAGAGAAATATCATCGGAGTCATAA